The following coding sequences lie in one Peribacillus frigoritolerans genomic window:
- a CDS encoding bifunctional homocysteine S-methyltransferase/methylenetetrahydrofolate reductase: MNFRKEVKERMLVGEGAMGTLLYSNGIDQCYEELNCTNPNQIESIHRAYLEAGADILQSNTYGANFNKLKRYGLEDEVSRINRQGVILAKKAAKGNAYVFGTIGAQRSIRKSDLSMEEIKRGFREQLYSLLMENPDGILLETFYDLEELETVLQIVKNETGLPIIANVSMHELGNLQNGIHLNEAFQKLEQLGADVVGVNCRLGPHHMIRALEEVSLPKDASIAIYPNASLPDYVDGRLVYKAVPEYFGSSALELREQGAAIIGGCCGTTPLHIQAVKNAIGSFAPVKEKITKPREIEIIEVNERELELPLYEKAKTERTILVELDPPKKLGIESFMTGAEVLKKAGVDSITLADNSLASPRISNDALANLLKNQLNINPMVHITCRDRNLIGLQSHLMGLQTVGLNELLIITGDPSKIGDFPGATSVYDLSSFDLISMVKQFNEGLSYSGQSLGQRANFKIAAAFNPNVKYLDKAVLRMEKKISCGAQSFLTQPIYSVEQIEEVHEATKHLETPIFIGIMPLTSTRNAEFIHNEIPGIKLPDNVRRAMALAGDDPVKSRMEGVNIARELVDAAREKFKGIYLITPFLRYEMTAELTKYIRKVDSKQTSEVAVHE; this comes from the coding sequence ATGAATTTTCGTAAAGAAGTGAAAGAAAGAATGTTGGTTGGGGAAGGGGCAATGGGGACCTTATTGTACTCAAATGGCATCGATCAATGTTATGAGGAATTAAACTGCACGAATCCAAATCAAATAGAGTCCATCCACCGTGCCTATCTCGAAGCTGGTGCAGATATCCTTCAATCAAATACATACGGAGCCAATTTCAACAAATTGAAACGGTATGGACTTGAAGATGAAGTTAGCAGAATCAACCGCCAGGGAGTCATTCTTGCTAAAAAAGCGGCAAAAGGAAATGCGTATGTCTTCGGTACCATAGGGGCACAGCGGAGTATCAGGAAATCGGATTTAAGCATGGAAGAGATTAAACGGGGGTTTCGTGAACAGCTATACAGTCTGTTGATGGAAAACCCTGATGGGATTCTCTTGGAAACATTTTATGACCTGGAAGAGCTGGAAACCGTCCTGCAAATCGTAAAAAATGAAACCGGATTGCCGATCATCGCAAATGTTTCGATGCATGAACTGGGTAATCTTCAAAATGGAATCCATTTAAATGAAGCCTTTCAAAAACTCGAGCAATTGGGTGCCGATGTTGTTGGGGTGAATTGCCGTCTCGGTCCACATCATATGATCCGGGCCTTGGAAGAAGTGAGCTTGCCGAAGGATGCATCGATTGCCATATACCCTAATGCCAGCCTCCCGGATTATGTGGATGGAAGGCTCGTCTATAAAGCTGTGCCGGAATATTTCGGTTCAAGTGCCCTGGAACTTCGTGAGCAAGGTGCCGCTATCATAGGTGGGTGCTGTGGAACGACTCCACTGCATATTCAAGCTGTAAAGAATGCAATTGGAAGTTTTGCTCCTGTAAAAGAGAAAATTACGAAACCCCGTGAAATAGAAATAATTGAAGTGAACGAAAGAGAATTGGAACTTCCACTGTACGAAAAGGCCAAGACGGAAAGGACGATCCTAGTTGAACTTGATCCACCGAAAAAGCTGGGAATAGAGAGCTTCATGACCGGTGCTGAGGTTTTGAAAAAAGCAGGGGTCGATTCCATTACATTAGCGGATAATTCACTTGCCTCACCAAGGATATCGAATGATGCACTGGCTAACTTACTAAAGAACCAATTGAATATTAATCCGATGGTGCATATAACATGCCGTGATCGAAATTTGATTGGCCTGCAGTCACATTTAATGGGTCTGCAGACGGTGGGGCTGAATGAATTATTGATCATCACCGGAGATCCTTCAAAAATAGGGGACTTCCCTGGTGCCACTTCGGTTTATGATTTATCTTCCTTTGACCTTATAAGCATGGTCAAACAATTTAATGAAGGTCTTTCCTATTCCGGTCAAAGTTTGGGTCAACGGGCGAATTTTAAAATTGCGGCAGCGTTTAATCCCAATGTGAAATATCTGGATAAAGCCGTACTGAGAATGGAAAAGAAGATTTCCTGCGGTGCTCAATCCTTTTTGACACAGCCAATTTATTCGGTGGAGCAAATCGAAGAAGTACATGAAGCTACAAAACATTTAGAAACCCCGATTTTCATCGGTATCATGCCTTTGACAAGCACCCGGAACGCAGAATTCATCCATAATGAGATCCCAGGCATTAAATTGCCCGATAACGTAAGAAGGGCCATGGCTTTAGCGGGGGATGACCCTGTAAAGTCTAGGATGGAAGGGGTTAATATCGCGCGGGAACTGGTGGACGCGGCAAGGGAAAAATTCAAGGGCATATATTTAATCACTCCGTTCCTTCGCTATGAAATGACGGCGGAACTTACGAAATATATTAGAAAAGTCGATAGTAAACAGACATCAGAGGTGGCAGTACATGAATAA
- a CDS encoding MOSC domain-containing protein codes for MKNGKIKSLHAGKPKQEIFSNVDIFSAMDKQAHDNVTVTKSGIIGDGVGNVKFHGGPDRALCFYPFEHYSLWNEKFSKKMDIPAFGENLTVAGMREEATYIGDIYQIGEVIVQINQGRIPCSTISHFNQEPKFLELVLKTSFTGYFARVLQEGTINKQNEIVLIDRLQEKISVHYAAEVILHKRDGLEGAKALLTLDSLAEDWKQRILKRVKAAKD; via the coding sequence ATGAAAAATGGAAAAATCAAATCACTTCATGCCGGAAAGCCGAAACAGGAAATTTTTTCGAATGTCGATATCTTTTCTGCCATGGATAAACAAGCACATGATAATGTGACAGTGACTAAATCAGGCATAATTGGTGATGGGGTAGGTAATGTAAAGTTCCATGGAGGTCCTGATAGGGCTTTGTGCTTTTACCCCTTTGAGCATTATTCATTATGGAATGAAAAATTCTCTAAAAAGATGGATATCCCAGCATTCGGTGAAAATTTAACTGTAGCGGGGATGAGGGAAGAAGCCACGTATATCGGCGATATTTATCAAATAGGCGAAGTGATTGTTCAAATTAACCAGGGAAGGATACCTTGTTCGACCATTTCCCACTTCAATCAAGAACCTAAGTTTTTGGAACTCGTGCTGAAAACGAGTTTCACTGGATATTTTGCAAGAGTACTTCAAGAAGGAACGATAAATAAGCAAAACGAAATCGTGCTGATAGATCGTTTGCAAGAAAAAATTTCAGTTCATTATGCAGCAGAGGTAATCCTTCATAAACGAGATGGCCTGGAAGGCGCTAAGGCTTTACTTACTCTAGACTCGTTAGCGGAAGACTGGAAACAAAGAATATTGAAGAGGGTTAAAGCCGCAAAAGATTGA
- a CDS encoding Ku protein, which translates to MHTMWKGSISFGLVNIPIKLHAATEDKDISLRTLHKECHSPIKYEKVCPVCEKEVGKDDIVRAFEYTKGKFVVLEDNELEQLKKQNEEKAVEIVDFVKIEEIDPIYFNRSYYMSPNDGGIKAYSLLRQALKESNKVGLAKIIIRSKEQMAVIRVVDNTLVMETIHYPDEVRSTADVPNIPANDTIVKKEIDTAVLLIDQLTTTFDPTKYTDDYRTALLELIESKKTGQTTITAKTKEPVSNNVTDLMEALQASIDRTKHDEPEKKKTTRKKAAPKKKKQA; encoded by the coding sequence ATGCATACGATGTGGAAGGGGAGCATATCATTCGGTTTGGTGAACATTCCGATTAAACTTCATGCTGCAACGGAGGATAAGGATATATCTTTAAGGACGTTGCATAAGGAATGTCATTCACCGATTAAATACGAAAAGGTTTGTCCGGTATGCGAGAAAGAAGTGGGGAAGGATGATATAGTCCGCGCTTTTGAGTATACAAAGGGAAAGTTTGTTGTATTGGAAGACAATGAACTGGAGCAACTGAAAAAACAAAACGAAGAAAAAGCCGTGGAAATCGTGGATTTCGTTAAAATTGAAGAAATAGATCCCATTTATTTTAACCGGAGTTATTACATGTCCCCTAATGACGGGGGGATAAAAGCTTATTCCCTTTTGAGGCAGGCCCTCAAGGAATCGAATAAGGTGGGGTTGGCAAAAATCATCATTCGCTCTAAAGAACAAATGGCGGTTATCCGAGTCGTTGATAATACCTTGGTGATGGAAACGATTCATTATCCGGATGAAGTCCGCTCCACAGCGGATGTTCCGAATATCCCTGCCAATGATACCATTGTAAAAAAAGAAATCGATACTGCCGTATTATTGATAGATCAATTAACGACTACTTTCGATCCGACAAAATACACCGATGACTATCGAACCGCGTTACTAGAATTGATTGAATCAAAGAAAACGGGACAGACGACGATTACAGCGAAAACAAAAGAACCAGTTTCCAACAATGTAACCGATTTAATGGAGGCATTACAGGCATCCATAGACCGTACAAAACATGATGAACCGGAAAAGAAAAAGACGACCCGAAAGAAAGCGGCACCGAAAAAAAAGAAACAAGCGTAA
- the ligD gene encoding DNA ligase D, producing MKPMLPTYYPEAPNSKDWRYEVKYDGFRAILTIDSDTISISSRNEKELSPQFPEIIAYIKDLGLEDYLPLQLDGELVWLTNQAKADFFQIQWRGRLGKQSLISENARFSPCRFIAFDLLRISGKDVAAKPMVERRELMLNMGEKLGLPMPPNPNDKALIQLIESFDVLDNALNKVTLLDGEGVVAKEIRGAWQEGRRTTAWIKVKNWKTVSCFITALHKENGYVSLAVFKEGAVTKIGSVKNGLSARDKSILHQLIKQNASDEDAQFFYIHPSICIEVQFLHVYEENELREPQFSQWLLQTTPDECTWEKFVLGQYTFPDTVQITSRDKPLWITEGKQVVKVEYLHYLREVSAFFLPFLKDKLLTTIRYPHGTLDKERFFQKNKPDYAPAFIKTFMDEDIEYMLCNDIETLLWFGNQLALEFHAPFQKAGKTRPDEIVLDLDPPSIEFFSFAIKAAQEIKKVMESLRIKAFVKTSGNKGLQIHIPLPEDRFTYQETRIFTDFLGDYLTSSNPNDFTTERMKINRHNRLYLDFVQHSEGKTIIQPYSPRGNSFAGVATPLFWEEVDENLQLKNYTIETIPNRIKRDGCAFMDYRLVDNGPAFLEVLSFLKQKKTNN from the coding sequence ATGAAACCGATGCTGCCTACCTATTACCCTGAAGCCCCCAACTCCAAGGATTGGCGTTATGAAGTCAAATATGACGGCTTTAGGGCTATATTAACGATAGACTCCGATACCATAAGCATTTCGAGTCGGAATGAGAAGGAATTATCACCACAATTCCCAGAAATCATTGCTTACATCAAAGACCTGGGCCTGGAAGATTATCTCCCGCTTCAGTTAGATGGAGAATTGGTCTGGCTCACCAATCAGGCGAAAGCAGACTTTTTTCAAATACAGTGGCGAGGACGCCTTGGGAAACAATCCTTAATTTCAGAAAATGCCCGCTTTTCCCCATGTCGGTTTATAGCGTTTGACCTGCTTCGCATCAGCGGAAAAGACGTAGCAGCTAAACCTATGGTGGAACGAAGGGAATTGATGTTGAATATGGGGGAAAAACTCGGTCTTCCCATGCCTCCTAATCCCAACGATAAGGCTTTGATACAATTAATAGAGAGTTTTGACGTTTTGGATAATGCCTTGAATAAGGTCACCCTGTTAGATGGCGAAGGGGTTGTCGCCAAGGAAATTCGGGGTGCTTGGCAAGAAGGAAGACGTACAACAGCTTGGATTAAGGTGAAAAATTGGAAGACCGTTTCTTGTTTCATTACAGCATTGCACAAAGAAAATGGTTACGTTTCCCTCGCAGTTTTCAAAGAAGGTGCCGTAACGAAAATCGGAAGTGTCAAAAATGGACTGAGTGCTCGAGATAAAAGTATATTGCATCAATTGATCAAGCAAAATGCATCAGATGAAGATGCACAATTTTTTTATATCCATCCATCCATTTGCATCGAAGTTCAATTCTTACACGTATATGAGGAAAATGAATTGCGTGAACCTCAGTTTTCGCAATGGCTCTTGCAAACGACTCCCGATGAATGTACCTGGGAGAAATTTGTGCTAGGCCAATACACATTTCCAGATACGGTACAAATAACTTCCAGAGATAAACCGCTTTGGATAACAGAAGGTAAACAGGTGGTGAAAGTTGAATACCTTCATTATTTACGGGAGGTTTCAGCTTTCTTCTTACCATTCTTGAAGGATAAACTGCTTACGACGATCCGCTATCCACATGGCACTTTGGATAAAGAAAGATTTTTCCAGAAAAACAAACCTGATTATGCGCCGGCCTTTATTAAAACGTTCATGGATGAGGATATCGAATACATGCTGTGTAACGATATTGAAACGCTTCTTTGGTTTGGTAATCAGCTTGCATTGGAATTCCATGCCCCCTTTCAGAAAGCGGGTAAAACAAGACCCGACGAAATCGTCCTGGACTTAGATCCCCCTTCCATCGAATTTTTCTCCTTTGCGATAAAGGCCGCACAGGAAATTAAAAAAGTGATGGAATCATTAAGGATTAAAGCTTTTGTAAAAACTTCAGGTAACAAAGGACTGCAAATTCACATTCCATTGCCTGAAGACAGATTTACTTATCAGGAGACACGCATATTCACCGACTTTCTTGGTGACTACTTAACAAGTTCCAACCCAAATGATTTTACAACGGAAAGAATGAAAATAAATCGGCACAATCGACTTTACTTGGACTTTGTGCAGCATAGTGAAGGAAAAACCATCATCCAGCCTTATTCCCCACGGGGAAATTCTTTCGCGGGTGTGGCTACACCTTTGTTTTGGGAGGAAGTCGACGAAAATCTCCAGTTAAAGAACTATACGATTGAAACCATCCCAAACAGAATAAAAAGGGATGGATGTGCTTTTATGGATTATAGACTTGTCGATAATGGACCAGCCTTTTTGGAAGTTTTGTCGTTCCTAAAACAAAAAAAGACCAACAACTGA
- the dapF gene encoding diaminopimelate epimerase, whose protein sequence is MIIEGLKSHGSGNDFLIIDELTTTLTFTEEQRKNFAKALCNREKLGADGILFVMKSEHADCRMRVFNADGSEASMCGNGLRCVARYANDVLGLDKMIVETMKADLLVEKTEDIYEGIPTFKVEISPVSFNVKDLPLVLAKEQLQNEPMPELHDTLIFSALAVPNPHLITLVDSDVLQSDLQEELSTKVNQPNELFPDGVNVSFVKELEPGSIYVRTFERGVGFTNACGTAMSASSLVTCSVGLNALESEISVYNNGGKVKCVVHHDEESQKYSIDLIGNATYEFKVSIEIDLDQPEKFEMLEKEDFEFETSLYAKLQDEVQSYLNTKL, encoded by the coding sequence ATGATTATTGAAGGTTTAAAAAGCCATGGTTCAGGAAATGATTTCTTGATCATTGATGAATTGACTACAACCCTGACGTTTACTGAAGAACAGCGGAAAAATTTCGCGAAGGCCCTATGCAATAGGGAGAAGCTTGGAGCGGATGGTATTTTGTTTGTAATGAAAAGTGAACATGCTGATTGCCGGATGCGTGTCTTTAATGCGGATGGTTCGGAAGCCTCGATGTGCGGCAATGGACTTCGTTGTGTTGCACGTTACGCGAACGACGTTTTAGGGCTAGATAAAATGATCGTGGAAACCATGAAGGCGGATCTACTCGTGGAAAAAACGGAAGATATTTATGAGGGCATTCCGACTTTCAAGGTGGAAATTTCACCAGTAAGTTTTAATGTGAAGGATCTACCTCTTGTATTGGCTAAAGAACAGCTGCAAAACGAACCAATGCCGGAACTTCATGATACCCTGATATTTTCGGCATTGGCGGTTCCTAATCCACATTTGATCACTCTCGTTGATAGTGACGTTTTACAAAGTGATTTGCAGGAAGAACTTTCAACAAAGGTCAATCAACCGAATGAACTTTTCCCTGATGGTGTCAATGTCAGCTTTGTGAAAGAGCTGGAACCAGGGAGCATTTATGTGCGGACATTCGAACGGGGAGTAGGCTTCACGAATGCATGTGGAACGGCGATGTCTGCTTCAAGCCTTGTAACATGCTCTGTTGGTTTAAACGCATTGGAAAGTGAAATATCTGTCTACAATAACGGCGGAAAAGTTAAATGCGTTGTCCATCATGATGAAGAAAGCCAAAAGTATTCAATTGATTTAATCGGGAATGCAACCTATGAATTCAAGGTATCGATTGAAATAGACTTAGATCAGCCTGAAAAATTTGAAATGCTTGAAAAAGAGGATTTTGAATTCGAAACAAGCTTATATGCCAAGCTTCAGGATGAAGTGCAAAGTTATTTGAATACAAAATTATAA
- a CDS encoding NCS2 family permease — protein sequence MKKLNLETFFHFSDYGTNGKREILAGVVGYFTIVYILIVNSLILSEAGIPINGAVIATILLSALSCVMIGLWANVPILLVPGMGVNALFAYTMVQGMGLSWQSALGAVFISGVIFVIIAFTKYSKLISDSIPSSIKEAISVGLGLFLMLIGLEKGGIITGGSSSIVALGDLSDPAVCATVLTFLLAITLFIKNVPGNFMITILAGSLIAYWFGTVQLSDIHFSGIDTASYGDLFFSLSFLEANRIEFWISVFAMTMVLVFENIGLVHGHVDSINRQDAYKKSLQATSVSVLLSGLFGSSPTVATVETAAGIASGGRTGFTSVVTGVLFILSLLFIPVIKVIPDSAIAPILIIIGILMLGNIKKLDFSDLTESIPAIMIITIIPFTYSIADGMAFGFILYPFLKLVTGKAREVSAPMYVSAGMFIVYFIIGMIG from the coding sequence ATGAAGAAATTAAACTTGGAAACGTTTTTTCATTTTTCCGATTATGGAACGAATGGAAAACGTGAAATCCTTGCTGGAGTGGTCGGCTATTTTACGATAGTCTATATTCTCATCGTGAATTCCCTGATATTATCGGAAGCGGGCATACCGATTAATGGTGCAGTGATTGCCACGATTCTTTTATCTGCTTTAAGCTGTGTCATGATTGGACTTTGGGCGAATGTCCCAATCCTCCTCGTTCCAGGAATGGGCGTAAATGCCCTATTTGCTTATACCATGGTTCAAGGAATGGGTCTATCTTGGCAATCGGCTCTTGGTGCTGTGTTTATCTCAGGGGTAATTTTTGTAATCATCGCTTTTACAAAATACTCTAAGTTAATCAGTGATTCGATTCCAAGTTCGATAAAAGAAGCCATATCTGTCGGTCTTGGCTTATTCTTGATGCTAATCGGTCTTGAAAAGGGCGGGATAATCACAGGAGGTTCATCATCAATCGTCGCACTCGGAGATTTAAGCGATCCAGCGGTGTGTGCAACGGTGTTGACCTTTTTACTGGCAATCACGCTGTTCATCAAGAATGTCCCCGGTAATTTCATGATTACCATCCTGGCAGGCAGCCTCATTGCCTATTGGTTTGGGACGGTTCAACTATCGGATATCCATTTTTCAGGCATAGACACAGCTTCCTACGGCGATCTTTTCTTTTCATTATCGTTCCTGGAAGCAAACCGGATTGAATTCTGGATAAGTGTATTTGCGATGACGATGGTTCTTGTTTTTGAGAATATTGGTCTTGTACACGGGCATGTAGACAGTATCAACCGCCAGGATGCCTATAAAAAGTCGCTCCAGGCGACAAGTGTGTCCGTTCTATTATCAGGCTTATTCGGTTCGAGTCCTACCGTTGCTACAGTAGAAACGGCAGCTGGAATCGCATCAGGAGGCAGGACTGGTTTTACTTCAGTGGTGACAGGCGTGCTATTCATTTTATCACTGTTATTTATACCGGTGATTAAAGTAATCCCTGATAGCGCCATTGCCCCCATCTTGATTATCATTGGCATTTTGATGCTCGGAAATATAAAAAAGCTGGATTTCAGCGATTTAACCGAGAGCATACCTGCAATCATGATCATCACGATCATTCCTTTCACTTACAGTATTGCCGATGGAATGGCATTCGGTTTCATCCTGTACCCGTTCTTGAAGCTTGTAACCGGAAAAGCGAGAGAAGTGTCAGCCCCGATGTATGTGAGTGCCGGAATGTTTATCGTCTATTTCATCATCGGTATGATCGGTTAA
- a CDS encoding beta-class carbonic anhydrase, which yields MSLLNEILDYNEQFVEKGEYVKYRTDKFPEKRMVIISCMDTRLVELLPKSLNVKNGDVKILKTAGAIVSHPFGSVMRSILVAIYELKADEVLVIPHHDCGMASVDAESVMDKMIERDIPKSTIDTLGAAGIDIRSWLRGFDDVYESCKNSVEVIKGHPLIPKNIPVHGLIISPDTGKLELVVDGYSQEQK from the coding sequence ATGAGTTTACTTAATGAGATTCTGGATTATAATGAACAGTTTGTAGAAAAAGGTGAATATGTTAAGTATAGAACGGATAAGTTTCCTGAGAAACGTATGGTCATCATAAGCTGTATGGACACTCGGCTCGTTGAACTATTGCCAAAATCCTTGAATGTCAAAAATGGCGATGTCAAAATCCTGAAGACTGCCGGGGCAATCGTCTCCCACCCATTCGGAAGTGTCATGCGGAGTATCCTTGTTGCTATTTATGAGCTAAAGGCAGATGAAGTATTGGTCATACCTCACCATGACTGCGGGATGGCATCAGTCGATGCCGAGTCTGTAATGGACAAGATGATCGAACGTGATATACCAAAGAGCACCATCGATACACTGGGAGCTGCAGGAATCGATATCCGCAGTTGGCTTCGCGGATTTGATGATGTTTATGAAAGTTGTAAGAACAGCGTCGAAGTGATTAAAGGACATCCTTTGATCCCTAAAAATATTCCTGTACATGGTCTAATCATTTCGCCTGATACAGGGAAGCTGGAATTGGTAGTCGATGGGTATTCACAAGAACAAAAATAA
- a CDS encoding DUF4870 domain-containing protein, protein MPTKDERVFAALIYVISFFTAFIGPLVIWLLKKDSSQFVDYHGREYLNFFISYTVYSIVAGILTIVLVGFLLLPVIGIALVVFTIIAAVRAYEGTDYRFPLIFRIL, encoded by the coding sequence ATGCCTACTAAAGATGAAAGAGTGTTTGCTGCCCTTATTTATGTGATCAGCTTTTTTACAGCATTTATCGGTCCTTTGGTGATTTGGTTATTGAAGAAGGACTCGTCACAATTTGTGGATTATCACGGAAGGGAATACTTGAATTTTTTCATTTCCTACACCGTATATTCAATAGTCGCAGGGATACTCACTATAGTATTGGTTGGATTCTTGCTATTGCCGGTTATCGGGATAGCTTTAGTCGTATTCACCATCATTGCTGCTGTTAGGGCTTATGAAGGAACGGATTACAGGTTCCCGTTGATCTTCAGGATATTATAG
- a CDS encoding undecaprenyl-diphosphate phosphatase — protein sequence MNEFQAFILGIIQGLTEFLPISSTGHLYLGRHIFHLDEAGIFLDTMLHIGTLLALLVVYKNDIIAILKNPFSKMTLLLIAGTIPAVIAGILLGDWFDGLSKTGVTIGWEFLATGLILWVADGVKKGAKSLNEISIKDALIIGTFQAAAIMPALSRSGLTIAAGLFCRLDRATAAYFSFLLSIPAITGGIVFQMKPIFTGDVERLPLTALFVGTLAAAIFGYIAVVWMIDFLKKRSLKIFSIYVWALGAIILFMQFTGEF from the coding sequence CTGAATGAATTTCAAGCCTTCATCCTTGGGATCATTCAAGGCTTGACTGAGTTTTTACCTATTTCAAGTACTGGACATTTATATTTAGGACGGCATATTTTCCATCTTGACGAGGCCGGCATTTTTCTGGATACCATGCTCCACATCGGAACATTGCTGGCGTTATTGGTCGTCTATAAGAATGACATCATCGCCATTTTGAAAAATCCTTTCTCCAAAATGACTCTGCTTCTCATTGCTGGGACGATTCCTGCAGTGATTGCCGGCATTTTACTCGGAGATTGGTTTGATGGCCTTTCAAAAACAGGTGTCACCATAGGCTGGGAATTTTTAGCGACCGGACTGATTTTATGGGTAGCGGACGGAGTGAAAAAAGGGGCCAAATCCCTTAATGAAATTTCCATTAAAGATGCCCTGATTATCGGTACCTTCCAAGCTGCTGCCATCATGCCTGCTCTTTCGCGCTCCGGCTTAACGATAGCCGCCGGCCTCTTCTGCAGATTGGATAGGGCCACTGCAGCCTATTTTTCCTTTTTGCTTTCAATTCCTGCCATTACGGGGGGGATCGTATTTCAGATGAAACCGATTTTTACTGGAGATGTTGAACGGCTTCCACTCACTGCGCTTTTCGTCGGAACCCTGGCCGCAGCAATCTTTGGTTATATAGCCGTAGTATGGATGATCGATTTCTTAAAAAAGCGTTCACTGAAAATATTCTCCATTTATGTGTGGGCCCTCGGCGCAATCATTTTATTCATGCAATTCACAGGTGAATTTTAA
- a CDS encoding GNAT family N-acetyltransferase, producing the protein MLKKRDFTDCFSLYEQMTHPDVFPFVRHKVDSYEEYVFITKQTIEAEDAGQLISRTILDEWENPIGCISLYDIENGAGFLGTWLGKPYHGKGYNAIAKDAFFKELFFELGLETVFMRIRKKNIRSIKAAEKLPYAVNANETRKSLYDQINHEGDIYDLYEIPKDLYTFHILRQHDDDEQQLLEA; encoded by the coding sequence ATGTTAAAAAAGAGAGATTTCACAGATTGTTTTTCTCTTTATGAACAAATGACGCATCCAGATGTCTTCCCTTTCGTGCGCCATAAGGTAGATTCATATGAAGAATATGTTTTCATCACTAAGCAAACGATCGAAGCCGAAGATGCTGGGCAACTCATTTCACGAACAATCTTGGATGAATGGGAAAATCCCATCGGTTGTATTTCTTTATATGATATTGAAAATGGTGCAGGTTTCTTAGGCACATGGCTTGGCAAGCCTTATCATGGAAAAGGGTATAATGCCATTGCAAAAGACGCTTTCTTCAAAGAGCTTTTTTTCGAGCTCGGTTTGGAAACGGTCTTCATGCGTATTCGCAAAAAAAATATCCGCTCTATAAAAGCCGCAGAAAAGCTTCCTTATGCCGTCAATGCCAACGAAACAAGAAAATCCCTTTATGATCAGATCAATCATGAAGGAGATATCTACGATTTGTATGAAATTCCTAAAGATTTATACACCTTTCATATCCTTAGACAGCATGATGATGACGAACAGCAGTTACTTGAAGCATAA
- a CDS encoding CidA/LrgA family protein, with protein MKKTFAFIVQLIFLLIICKLGYYLANLLQLPIPGNVIGMILLFGLLQTKVIKVEWIELTSGFLVKHLAFFFIPISISLMTMGWLFIKFGLPLALTLGVSLIFGFIVSAWTVQKLSHRGEVKQHDSAHHNI; from the coding sequence ATGAAAAAAACATTTGCTTTTATCGTGCAGCTTATCTTCCTGCTCATCATTTGCAAGCTCGGCTATTATTTAGCCAATTTACTTCAATTACCCATACCAGGCAACGTCATCGGCATGATCCTGTTATTCGGTTTATTACAGACGAAGGTCATAAAAGTCGAATGGATTGAACTTACTTCAGGATTTTTGGTAAAGCACCTAGCCTTTTTCTTCATCCCCATTTCAATCAGTTTAATGACAATGGGATGGCTTTTCATTAAATTCGGTTTGCCATTGGCACTTACATTGGGAGTCAGCCTGATATTTGGATTCATAGTTTCAGCTTGGACCGTTCAGAAGCTATCCCATAGAGGAGAGGTTAAGCAGCATGACAGCGCTCATCACAACATATAG